One genomic segment of Stenotrophomonas sp. 704A1 includes these proteins:
- the cycA gene encoding D-serine/D-alanine/glycine transporter — protein sequence MTEPASPPEHLRRSLSNRHLQLIAIGGAIGTGLFMGSGKTISLAGPSIVFVYLIIGAMLFFVMRAMGELLLSNLQYKSFIDFSTDLLGPWAGFFCGWTYWFCWIVTAIADVIAIAAYAQFWFPGLDAWIPALACVMLLLALNLVTVKLFGEMEFWFALIKIVAICALIITGAGLVVWGFTSPSGHTAALSNLWNDGGMFPMGLVGFFAGFQIAVFAFVGIELVGTTAAETANPERNLPKAINSIPVRIIIFYVLALVAIMAVTPWRQVVPDKSPFVQLFVLAGIPAAASLINFVVLTSATSSANSGIFSTSRMLYGLAEEGHAPRGLSRLSRAAVPARGLLFSCLCLLGGTLLIYLIPNLVTAFTLVTTLATVLFIFVWSLILAAYMVYRRRHPERHAASIFKMPGGVAMCWACLVFFAAVLVLLSLQADTRQALIASPVWFVLLGVGYWVRRRAR from the coding sequence ATGACCGAGCCCGCTTCGCCCCCCGAGCACCTGCGCCGCAGCCTGTCCAACCGCCACCTGCAGCTGATCGCCATCGGCGGTGCCATCGGCACCGGCCTGTTCATGGGGTCGGGCAAGACCATCAGCCTGGCCGGCCCTTCCATCGTGTTCGTCTATCTGATCATCGGCGCGATGCTGTTCTTCGTGATGCGCGCGATGGGCGAACTGCTGCTGTCCAACCTGCAGTACAAATCCTTCATCGACTTCTCCACCGATCTGCTGGGTCCCTGGGCGGGGTTTTTCTGCGGGTGGACGTACTGGTTCTGCTGGATCGTCACCGCCATCGCCGATGTGATCGCCATCGCCGCCTACGCGCAGTTCTGGTTCCCGGGGCTGGACGCCTGGATACCGGCGCTGGCGTGCGTGATGCTGCTGCTGGCCCTGAACCTGGTGACGGTGAAGCTGTTCGGCGAAATGGAGTTCTGGTTCGCGCTGATCAAGATCGTGGCCATCTGTGCGTTGATCATCACCGGTGCCGGCCTGGTGGTGTGGGGCTTCACCTCGCCCAGCGGCCATACCGCCGCGCTGTCGAACCTGTGGAATGACGGCGGCATGTTCCCGATGGGCCTGGTCGGCTTCTTCGCCGGCTTCCAGATCGCGGTGTTCGCCTTCGTCGGCATCGAGCTGGTGGGCACGACCGCCGCTGAGACCGCCAACCCCGAACGCAACCTGCCCAAGGCGATCAACTCGATCCCGGTGCGCATCATCATCTTCTACGTGCTGGCGCTGGTCGCGATCATGGCGGTCACGCCGTGGCGCCAGGTGGTGCCGGACAAGAGCCCGTTCGTGCAGCTGTTCGTGCTGGCCGGCATTCCCGCCGCCGCCAGCCTGATCAACTTCGTGGTGCTGACCTCGGCCACCTCGTCGGCCAACAGCGGCATCTTCTCCACCAGCCGCATGCTCTACGGCCTGGCCGAGGAAGGCCACGCACCGCGCGGGCTGTCACGCCTGTCGCGCGCGGCGGTGCCGGCGCGTGGGCTGCTGTTCTCGTGCCTGTGCCTGCTGGGTGGAACCCTGCTGATCTACCTGATCCCGAACCTGGTGACCGCCTTCACGCTGGTGACCACCCTGGCGACGGTGCTGTTCATCTTCGTCTGGTCGCTGATCCTGGCGGCGTACATGGTCTACCGTCGCCGTCACCCCGAGCGTCATGCCGCCTCGATCTTCAAGATGCCCGGCGGCGTGGCGATGTGCTGGGCCTGCCTGGTGTTCTTCGCTGCCGTGCTGGTGCTGCTGAGCCTGCAGGCCGACACCCGCCAGGCGCTGATCGCCAGCCCGGTATGGTTCGTGCTGCTGGGCGTGGGCTATTGGGTGCGACGCAGGGCGCGGTAG
- a CDS encoding lytic transglycosylase domain-containing protein — MIRRPALLALLLLPGLWPGLAAARTVYRCVQGNTVSLATAPEPGSRCTAREIDDNAVQTPNLWGNMGVFSGVLYEREQDGVLVYSTRNLPGSRVFLKFTVATPPGEPAHEGLGKVGKPQLAQHARQFKAAAKATGVDDAWLRAIAHAESNFDALAVSSKGAQGVMQLMPDTAQEYGVRDPFSPQQSIDGGARYMRALLRRYNGDRPLAAAAYNAGIGAVTRYKGVPPYAETLAYVDKVMALYARYREAMGIRTEVPAR, encoded by the coding sequence ATGATCCGCCGTCCTGCCCTCCTTGCGCTGTTGCTGCTGCCCGGCCTGTGGCCCGGGCTGGCCGCTGCGCGCACCGTCTACCGCTGCGTGCAGGGCAATACGGTCAGCCTGGCCACCGCGCCGGAACCGGGCTCGCGCTGTACCGCCAGGGAGATTGACGACAACGCCGTCCAGACGCCGAACCTGTGGGGCAACATGGGCGTGTTCAGTGGCGTGCTGTACGAACGCGAGCAGGACGGCGTGCTGGTCTATTCCACCCGCAACCTGCCGGGTTCGCGGGTCTTCCTGAAGTTCACCGTGGCCACGCCGCCCGGCGAGCCGGCGCATGAGGGCCTGGGCAAGGTCGGCAAGCCGCAGCTGGCGCAGCACGCCAGGCAGTTCAAGGCGGCCGCCAAGGCCACCGGCGTCGACGATGCCTGGCTGCGCGCGATCGCCCATGCCGAAAGCAACTTCGATGCACTGGCGGTCTCCAGCAAAGGGGCGCAGGGGGTGATGCAGCTGATGCCCGATACCGCGCAGGAATACGGCGTGCGCGATCCCTTTTCGCCGCAGCAGTCGATCGATGGCGGTGCACGCTACATGCGCGCGCTGCTGCGCCGTTACAACGGCGACCGGCCACTGGCGGCGGCCGCCTACAACGCCGGCATCGGTGCGGTCACCCGCTACAAGGGCGTACCGCCGTATGCCGAAACCCTCGCGTATGTGGACAAGGTGATGGCGCTGTACGCGCGCTACCGCGAGGCGATGGGCATCCGCACCGAGGTGCCCGCGCGCTAG
- a CDS encoding tetratricopeptide repeat protein, whose product MPRALPFAALLLALLAGPPVSASITVAPQKPSVTGDAVHLAYAQRWDEAIQQSRSGNTLGALITIEQLMEDPLLDDFDAEHRGRAAQVAGWTAMMQKQPDQARRYLQRALEALPVDAQILLTLVSLELSQGQPAAATNYLVRALQHADAPLPLEPDTVRYLQYRLHAQPQQRMELLQALFDNGWKSGGLEPTGMWLALATLQAENGRDEDIPATLARISGPAEIIRLRSDKRFDRYVDRSDPRFDATQGAQQHLDELRVSGLLDRALDGRMAEFGSTLLMLDRNEEVLALTDGIARAAAAGESPSDAEAEWVGRLLNNRYTALRRLGRLDDALAAAQQAARIGARGPNGIEHQLSVGFLFLSLGRPQEAVQAVQGIQDLPGYGRAAQALVQFAAARVRGDTGAMEAARDVILAEREGASVFHREMLLEAGDLDGAAAVLIEQLRSPVERGEILASLQDMRTYPSLPGDARGDAAWRALKQRADVQAAIERVGRVERYDLVSSGTSR is encoded by the coding sequence ATGCCCCGCGCCCTCCCCTTCGCCGCCCTGCTGCTGGCCCTGCTGGCTGGCCCGCCCGTGTCGGCCTCGATCACCGTGGCGCCACAGAAGCCATCGGTCACCGGCGATGCCGTGCACCTGGCCTACGCCCAGCGTTGGGATGAAGCGATCCAGCAGTCGCGCAGCGGCAACACCCTGGGGGCGCTGATCACGATCGAACAGCTGATGGAAGACCCGCTGCTGGATGACTTCGACGCCGAGCATCGTGGCCGTGCGGCACAGGTGGCCGGTTGGACCGCGATGATGCAGAAGCAGCCGGACCAGGCCCGCCGCTATCTGCAGCGGGCGCTGGAGGCATTGCCGGTGGATGCGCAGATCCTGCTGACGCTGGTCTCGCTGGAGCTGTCCCAGGGCCAGCCCGCAGCGGCCACGAACTACCTGGTACGGGCGTTGCAGCATGCCGACGCGCCGCTGCCGCTCGAGCCGGACACGGTCAGGTATCTGCAGTACCGCCTGCACGCGCAGCCACAGCAGCGCATGGAACTGCTGCAGGCGCTGTTCGACAACGGCTGGAAGAGTGGCGGCCTGGAGCCGACCGGCATGTGGCTGGCACTGGCCACGTTGCAGGCCGAGAACGGTCGTGACGAGGACATCCCGGCGACACTGGCGCGTATCAGCGGCCCCGCCGAGATCATCCGGCTGCGCAGCGACAAGCGCTTCGACCGCTATGTCGATCGCAGCGATCCACGCTTTGATGCGACGCAGGGCGCGCAGCAGCATCTGGACGAACTGCGGGTGTCCGGCCTGCTCGATCGCGCACTGGATGGGCGCATGGCCGAGTTCGGCAGCACCCTGCTGATGCTGGACCGCAACGAGGAAGTGCTGGCGCTGACCGATGGCATCGCCCGCGCAGCCGCCGCAGGGGAGTCGCCTTCGGATGCCGAGGCCGAATGGGTGGGGCGGCTGCTCAACAACCGGTACACCGCCCTGCGCCGGCTGGGCCGTCTGGACGACGCACTGGCGGCCGCGCAGCAGGCCGCGCGCATCGGCGCACGCGGTCCCAACGGCATCGAACACCAGCTGAGTGTCGGCTTCCTGTTCCTCTCGCTCGGTCGCCCGCAGGAGGCGGTGCAGGCCGTGCAGGGCATCCAGGACCTGCCCGGCTACGGCAGGGCCGCACAGGCGCTGGTGCAGTTCGCCGCCGCCCGCGTTCGCGGCGATACCGGGGCCATGGAGGCCGCACGCGACGTGATCCTGGCCGAGCGCGAGGGTGCCTCCGTGTTCCATCGCGAGATGCTGCTGGAAGCGGGCGATCTGGACGGCGCTGCGGCGGTGCTGATCGAGCAGCTGCGCTCGCCGGTCGAACGCGGCGAGATCCTGGCCAGCCTGCAGGACATGCGCACCTATCCCTCGCTGCCGGGCGACGCACGCGGTGATGCGGCATGGCGTGCGCTCAAGCAGCGTGCCGACGTGCAGGCCGCGATCGAACGTGTCGGCCGCGTCGAGCGCTACGACCTGGTCAGCAGCGGCACCTCACGCTGA
- a CDS encoding gluconolaconase: MARWQWMAAGVAVATVVALAATWWETPLHTRAEPAGPAPTPLAWTAQIELLAGDGHPGDRDGASAQARFADPYALLRSADGSVYFTDAGDNNRIRRRWPDGRVETVAGQGEGRVDGPALQARFNTPSGIAADAQGNLYVADTGNHAIRRIGIDGQVSTLAGGEQGFADGPAAQARFDGPMGIAVDAQGQVYVADTWNDRIRVIGTDGAVRTLAGGDRPGFIDAAGADARFDTPVALAFDAHGALLVADLFNNAVRRVGADGSVSTAVASGGVINGPLSLATTHDGVLYVGDLDGRIVQVTPQGHQLALLGNDRLPRLARPSGLAVEADGGLLVADSAGYRLHRLRPLPVGELPAPALVGPAADAALPDSGGRWPLAPQDGWHEVVGTLGEVRGNFSGESRHHLHGGFDVRGDVGQTVLAIAEGKISSPIAAWSLGGQAEGLAVERLKYIHMRVGRTPSGTPFDARWQALYDDEGKLERIRVRRGTRIHVGDRLGSINSQAHVHLAVGNGGFETNAVALGFRNYADHFAPRITDVALLDDNDQPLAPGSDGVVLLARQGRGVQIVVEAWDQVDHNLPRRRLGPYQVGYQILDATGQPLQGYEQPRWNIVFNRMPPQALAVKAAYAPDSGITVHGSAVTRFRYLVTNTVRDGLMETGRWQPAALPPGEYIVRASARDYSGNEGVGPRELRVRLLP, translated from the coding sequence ATGGCACGGTGGCAATGGATGGCGGCAGGCGTGGCGGTGGCAACCGTGGTGGCATTGGCGGCAACCTGGTGGGAAACACCGCTGCACACGCGCGCTGAACCGGCAGGCCCGGCGCCCACGCCGTTGGCCTGGACGGCCCAGATCGAACTGCTGGCCGGTGATGGCCATCCGGGTGATCGGGACGGTGCCTCGGCACAGGCCCGCTTCGCCGACCCCTATGCGCTGTTGCGCAGCGCCGATGGCAGCGTCTATTTCACCGATGCCGGCGACAACAACCGCATCCGCCGCCGGTGGCCCGACGGCCGCGTGGAGACCGTGGCCGGGCAGGGCGAGGGGCGTGTGGATGGACCGGCGCTGCAGGCACGCTTCAACACGCCGTCGGGCATCGCCGCCGACGCGCAGGGCAATCTGTACGTGGCCGACACCGGCAATCACGCGATCCGTCGCATCGGCATCGATGGCCAGGTCAGCACGCTGGCCGGTGGCGAGCAGGGGTTCGCCGATGGTCCCGCGGCGCAGGCCCGCTTCGATGGCCCGATGGGCATCGCCGTGGACGCGCAGGGCCAGGTCTACGTTGCCGACACCTGGAACGACCGCATCCGGGTGATCGGTACCGACGGTGCGGTGCGCACGCTGGCCGGCGGCGACCGCCCCGGTTTCATCGATGCCGCTGGCGCCGACGCACGCTTCGATACGCCGGTGGCGCTGGCCTTCGATGCGCACGGCGCGCTGCTGGTGGCCGACCTGTTCAACAACGCGGTGCGGCGTGTCGGTGCCGATGGCAGTGTCAGCACGGCGGTGGCCAGCGGCGGGGTGATCAATGGGCCGTTGTCACTGGCCACGACGCACGACGGCGTGCTCTACGTGGGCGATCTGGACGGCCGCATCGTGCAGGTGACGCCGCAGGGCCACCAGCTGGCGCTGCTGGGCAACGACCGGCTGCCACGCCTGGCGCGGCCGAGTGGACTGGCGGTGGAGGCCGATGGTGGACTGCTGGTGGCCGACTCGGCGGGGTACCGCCTGCACCGGCTGCGCCCGTTGCCGGTCGGTGAGCTGCCGGCGCCGGCACTGGTCGGCCCGGCCGCCGATGCCGCGCTTCCGGACAGTGGCGGGCGTTGGCCGCTGGCGCCGCAGGACGGCTGGCACGAAGTGGTCGGCACGTTGGGCGAGGTGCGCGGCAACTTCAGCGGCGAGAGCCGCCACCACCTGCACGGCGGCTTCGACGTGCGCGGGGATGTCGGCCAGACCGTGCTGGCGATTGCCGAGGGCAAGATCAGCAGCCCGATCGCCGCCTGGAGCCTGGGCGGGCAGGCCGAGGGCCTGGCCGTGGAACGGTTGAAGTACATCCACATGCGGGTGGGGCGCACGCCGTCAGGCACCCCGTTCGATGCGCGCTGGCAGGCGCTGTATGACGATGAAGGCAAGCTGGAGCGCATCCGTGTGCGGCGTGGCACGCGCATCCACGTGGGTGACCGCCTGGGCAGCATCAACAGCCAGGCCCATGTGCACCTGGCCGTGGGCAACGGCGGGTTCGAGACCAATGCGGTCGCGCTGGGCTTCCGCAACTACGCCGACCACTTTGCTCCCCGCATCACCGACGTCGCGCTGCTGGACGACAACGATCAACCCTTGGCCCCCGGCAGCGATGGCGTGGTGTTGCTGGCGCGGCAGGGGCGTGGCGTGCAGATCGTGGTGGAGGCCTGGGACCAGGTCGACCACAACCTGCCGCGCCGCCGCCTGGGCCCGTACCAGGTCGGCTACCAGATCCTCGATGCCACCGGGCAGCCGCTGCAGGGCTACGAGCAGCCGCGCTGGAACATCGTCTTCAACCGCATGCCGCCACAGGCGCTGGCGGTGAAGGCGGCCTATGCCCCGGACAGCGGCATCACCGTGCACGGCAGTGCGGTCACCCGGTTCCGTTACCTGGTGACCAATACCGTGCGCGACGGCCTGATGGAGACCGGGCGCTGGCAACCGGCGGCGCTGCCGCCGGGCGAGTACATCGTGCGCGCCAGTGCGCGCGACTACAGCGGCAACGAAGGCGTGGGCCCGCGCGAGCTCAGGGTGCGGCTGCTTCCATAG
- a CDS encoding YciI family protein — protein MQQYLLLIYIEPALLQALPTEEFNALMRDCLAHADQLQAQGTLLVAQKLQPVDTAQTLRVRDGQSRVLDGPFAETRELLAGFNLITARDRDEAMHIARQFPWARFGSIEVRPLEDMDAERERCGAPAAMEAAAP, from the coding sequence ATGCAGCAGTACCTGCTCCTGATCTACATCGAGCCTGCCCTGCTGCAGGCGCTGCCCACCGAAGAATTCAACGCGCTGATGCGCGACTGCCTGGCCCACGCCGACCAGCTGCAGGCCCAAGGCACCCTGCTGGTCGCGCAGAAGCTGCAGCCGGTCGACACCGCGCAGACCCTGCGCGTGCGCGACGGCCAGAGCCGGGTGCTGGACGGACCGTTCGCCGAGACCCGCGAGCTGCTGGCCGGCTTCAACCTGATCACCGCCCGCGACCGCGACGAGGCCATGCACATCGCCCGGCAGTTCCCCTGGGCGCGCTTCGGCAGCATCGAAGTGCGGCCGCTGGAAGACATGGATGCCGAACGCGAGCGTTGCGGCGCTCCGGCGGCTATGGAAGCAGCCGCACCCTGA
- a CDS encoding YciI family protein, giving the protein MKVMVIVKANADSEAGRMPSEQELAEMGAYNEQLVAAGIMLAGEGLHATQRGRRIHFGAGAPQVEAGPFAPAGEQIAGFWLWEVRSLDEATEWASRAPFAAGGALELRPLISAEDFGAAFTPELQQQEQRLRAQLEG; this is encoded by the coding sequence ATGAAGGTGATGGTGATCGTGAAGGCCAATGCCGATTCCGAAGCCGGCCGCATGCCCAGCGAACAGGAACTGGCCGAAATGGGCGCCTACAACGAGCAGTTGGTGGCCGCCGGCATCATGCTGGCCGGTGAAGGCCTGCACGCCACCCAGCGCGGCCGGCGTATTCATTTCGGCGCTGGGGCGCCGCAGGTCGAGGCCGGCCCGTTCGCGCCGGCCGGCGAACAGATCGCCGGGTTCTGGCTGTGGGAGGTGCGTTCGCTGGATGAGGCTACCGAGTGGGCCAGCCGGGCGCCGTTCGCCGCCGGCGGGGCGCTCGAACTGCGACCGTTGATCTCGGCCGAAGATTTCGGCGCGGCCTTCACCCCCGAATTACAGCAGCAGGAACAGCGTCTGCGTGCACAGCTGGAAGGCTGA
- a CDS encoding VOC family protein — protein MKLIPFLGFSGQAHDAMAFYAKALGGQVTSEMKYRDMPPSDGSPGCNDMPADTLDHVAHSQLEIGAAILMAADGPGSGDGGATTINVDVDSIEEAERVFAALADGGQVQMPIAETFWAHRWGMLIDRYGKPWMVNCMKQP, from the coding sequence ATGAAATTGATTCCCTTCCTCGGCTTCAGCGGCCAGGCCCACGACGCCATGGCGTTCTACGCCAAGGCACTCGGTGGCCAGGTCACCTCGGAAATGAAGTACCGGGACATGCCGCCGTCCGATGGCTCGCCCGGCTGCAATGACATGCCCGCAGACACGCTCGACCACGTTGCCCACAGCCAGCTGGAAATCGGCGCCGCGATCCTGATGGCGGCCGATGGCCCCGGCAGCGGTGACGGCGGCGCGACCACCATCAATGTCGATGTGGACAGCATCGAAGAAGCAGAGCGGGTCTTTGCTGCACTGGCCGACGGTGGCCAGGTGCAGATGCCGATCGCCGAAACCTTCTGGGCCCATCGCTGGGGCATGTTGATCGACCGCTACGGCAAGCCGTGGATGGTCAACTGCATGAAACAGCCCTGA
- a CDS encoding VOC family protein, with product MSTAQPQMIFVNLPVKDLEKSKAFFAALGYSFNPTFTNDDAAGMVISDSIYVMLLTQPFFQQFTTKRLADAHTHTEVITALSSPSREAVDQTLEKALAAGASEPQPARDYGFMYQRGFQDLDGHLWEIAHMDGEPG from the coding sequence ATGAGTACAGCGCAACCGCAGATGATCTTCGTCAACCTTCCGGTCAAGGACCTGGAAAAGTCCAAGGCGTTCTTCGCCGCACTGGGCTACAGCTTCAATCCGACCTTCACCAACGACGATGCGGCCGGCATGGTGATCAGTGACAGCATCTACGTGATGCTGCTGACCCAGCCTTTTTTCCAGCAGTTCACCACCAAGCGCCTTGCCGACGCGCACACGCACACGGAAGTGATCACGGCGCTGTCCTCGCCCAGTCGCGAGGCGGTGGACCAGACCCTGGAAAAGGCCCTGGCCGCCGGTGCCAGCGAGCCGCAACCGGCGCGTGACTACGGCTTCATGTACCAGCGTGGATTCCAGGACCTGGATGGGCATCTCTGGGAAATCGCACACATGGACGGCGAGCCGGGCTGA
- a CDS encoding DUF1428 domain-containing protein produces MAYVDAYVLPCPLDKVAAYRRLARKAGAVWKDHGALQYMECVADDVEPGKSTSFPRAVKAKPGETVIVAFVVFRSRAARDRINAKVMADPRLAGIGPKDMPFDTRRMFWGGFKPIVEA; encoded by the coding sequence ATGGCTTACGTGGATGCTTACGTGCTGCCGTGCCCGCTGGACAAGGTGGCCGCCTACCGGCGTCTGGCCCGCAAGGCCGGCGCGGTGTGGAAGGACCATGGCGCGCTGCAGTACATGGAATGCGTGGCCGACGATGTGGAACCGGGCAAGTCGACCTCGTTCCCGCGCGCGGTGAAGGCCAAGCCCGGCGAGACGGTCATCGTCGCCTTCGTGGTGTTCCGCTCGCGCGCTGCGCGCGACCGCATCAACGCGAAGGTGATGGCCGATCCGCGGCTGGCCGGCATCGGGCCCAAGGACATGCCGTTCGATACCCGGCGCATGTTCTGGGGCGGTTTCAAGCCCATCGTTGAAGCGTGA
- a CDS encoding RNA polymerase sigma factor, whose translation MSEPALTQRLETLWRMESPVLIARLARLLGGDVGRAEELAQDTWLAALERWPAQGIPDNPGAWLMTTARNRAIDVLRQHQRVAQQHAQWGEQLHPAALPAPDDSQALEDDLGDDLLRLMFVACHPVLPADARVALTLRLLGGLTTVEIARAFLQPEPTIAQRIVRAKRTLAQKQVPYEVPRTEALPARLASVLEAIYLVFNEGYAASAGDDWMRPALCAEALRLVRILAHRMPAPAVLGLWALMELQASRTAARVDAHGAPVLLDQQNRARWDWLQIERGQQALARALAAGGADDPYVLQARIAACHAGARRAEDTDWARIAALYAQLLRVMPSPVVALNRVVAVSRSDGAFAAWALLQPLLDEPRLQGYAPLQVVRGELLLQLGREDDARDAFGAAAALSQNQAERTLLRQRAGLPQEE comes from the coding sequence ATGTCCGAGCCCGCACTGACGCAACGTCTGGAAACCCTCTGGCGGATGGAATCGCCGGTGTTGATCGCGCGCCTGGCGCGCCTGCTTGGCGGCGACGTGGGGCGTGCCGAAGAGCTGGCCCAGGACACCTGGCTGGCCGCGCTGGAGCGCTGGCCGGCGCAGGGCATCCCGGACAACCCCGGAGCCTGGCTGATGACCACCGCGCGCAATCGTGCCATTGACGTGCTGCGCCAGCATCAACGCGTGGCGCAGCAGCATGCGCAGTGGGGCGAGCAGCTGCACCCGGCGGCATTGCCGGCACCCGATGACAGCCAGGCGCTGGAGGACGATCTGGGCGACGATCTGCTGCGGCTGATGTTCGTGGCCTGCCACCCGGTGCTGCCCGCCGATGCGCGGGTGGCGCTGACCCTGCGCCTGCTGGGCGGGCTGACCACCGTCGAGATCGCGCGTGCCTTCCTGCAGCCGGAGCCGACCATCGCCCAGCGCATCGTGCGGGCCAAGCGCACCCTGGCGCAGAAACAGGTGCCGTATGAGGTGCCACGCACGGAGGCCCTGCCTGCACGGCTGGCCTCGGTGCTGGAAGCGATCTACCTGGTGTTCAACGAGGGATATGCGGCCAGTGCCGGTGATGACTGGATGCGACCGGCGTTGTGTGCCGAGGCGTTGCGGCTGGTGCGCATCCTGGCCCACCGCATGCCCGCGCCTGCGGTGCTGGGGTTGTGGGCTTTGATGGAACTGCAGGCATCGCGCACTGCCGCCCGCGTGGATGCGCACGGGGCACCGGTCCTGCTGGACCAGCAGAACCGCGCGCGCTGGGACTGGCTGCAGATCGAACGTGGCCAGCAGGCGCTGGCCCGCGCCCTGGCTGCCGGCGGCGCCGACGATCCCTATGTCCTGCAGGCACGGATCGCCGCCTGCCATGCCGGCGCGCGCCGCGCCGAAGACACCGATTGGGCGCGCATCGCTGCGCTGTACGCGCAGCTGTTGCGGGTGATGCCGTCGCCGGTGGTGGCCTTGAACCGGGTGGTGGCGGTCTCGCGCAGCGACGGGGCATTCGCCGCGTGGGCGCTGTTGCAGCCACTGCTGGACGAGCCACGCCTGCAGGGCTACGCACCGTTGCAGGTGGTGCGCGGCGAGTTGCTGCTGCAGCTGGGCAGAGAGGACGACGCACGCGATGCATTCGGCGCGGCCGCAGCGTTGAGCCAGAACCAGGCAGAGCGGACCTTGCTGCGGCAACGGGCCGGCCTGCCGCAGGAAGAGTGA
- a CDS encoding CsgG/HfaB family protein produces MRTTTRLIGLGLVAALLAACGKQDAPAEAAPAKEKATSALASNAPVQEAPLRGTPDFGGTTQVAREADGIGSTPELAVLAALQSAVAQVNGVRVASQMQGLRAGLHVDVDGEHVGDIRADAFSQQMIAGSQGAVLGYDILSQEEVTQLDEETIARVRASDEGWSFKGSASASASGEASAKSGASSASVKEHYEEQVQVDAKRGASAFDSDVTRRSMRSYWKVRVRAQIAQYRAPDEQGKPKIVVALPRTRAGSYAVGDGRVNADEVAQAIRARLSDTLTQTQRFIVLDREFGDELQAEIDHINSGNVRLQDTARVGQQLATDLILIPTIERFEYPRSVRNLRMSDRQVTSYAGGGRITLRLVNASTGQVVMSDSFDHQLASTGPSTLPRVVNGRSMAAAMMESLSGQIGTTIVTTLFPVSVVSVDGDQVVLSHGGDTVQAGQRWQAVRLGEELKDPQTGRSLGRSEHPCCTIRIDRVAAQTSYGTIEDGVDAMRGGFRPGQIELRQKLGSKPAATAGATASAAPAAAARPASKPTPKPVAAPAEDPNW; encoded by the coding sequence ATGCGCACCACGACTCGATTGATCGGCCTGGGGCTGGTTGCTGCCCTGCTGGCAGCCTGCGGCAAGCAGGATGCACCGGCAGAAGCGGCACCGGCCAAGGAGAAGGCCACCAGTGCACTGGCCAGCAATGCGCCGGTGCAGGAAGCGCCCCTGCGTGGCACGCCGGATTTCGGCGGCACCACCCAGGTCGCGCGCGAAGCCGACGGCATCGGCAGCACCCCGGAACTGGCGGTGCTGGCGGCATTGCAGTCGGCCGTGGCCCAGGTCAACGGCGTACGCGTGGCCAGCCAGATGCAGGGCCTGCGTGCAGGCCTGCATGTGGATGTGGACGGTGAACACGTCGGCGACATCCGCGCCGACGCGTTCTCGCAGCAGATGATTGCCGGCTCGCAGGGCGCGGTGCTGGGCTATGACATCCTCTCGCAGGAGGAAGTGACCCAGCTCGACGAGGAAACCATCGCCCGCGTGCGCGCCAGCGATGAAGGCTGGAGCTTCAAGGGGTCGGCCTCGGCCAGTGCTTCCGGTGAGGCATCGGCCAAGAGCGGTGCGTCTTCGGCCAGCGTCAAGGAACACTACGAAGAGCAGGTGCAGGTGGACGCCAAGCGTGGCGCCAGCGCCTTCGATTCGGATGTCACCCGGCGCAGCATGCGCAGCTACTGGAAGGTGCGCGTGCGCGCGCAGATCGCCCAGTACCGCGCGCCGGACGAGCAGGGCAAGCCGAAGATCGTGGTCGCGTTGCCGCGCACCCGCGCCGGCAGCTACGCGGTGGGCGATGGCCGGGTGAATGCCGACGAGGTTGCCCAGGCAATCCGCGCGCGCCTGTCCGACACGCTGACCCAGACCCAGCGCTTCATCGTGCTCGACCGCGAGTTCGGCGATGAACTGCAGGCCGAGATCGATCACATCAACAGCGGCAACGTGCGCCTGCAGGACACCGCACGTGTCGGCCAGCAGCTGGCGACCGACCTGATCCTGATCCCGACCATCGAACGCTTCGAGTATCCGCGCAGCGTGCGCAACCTGCGCATGTCCGATCGCCAGGTGACCTCGTACGCAGGTGGCGGCCGCATCACCCTGCGACTGGTCAACGCCAGCACCGGCCAGGTGGTGATGTCCGACAGTTTCGATCACCAGCTGGCCTCGACCGGTCCGAGCACGCTGCCGCGCGTGGTCAACGGCCGCAGCATGGCCGCAGCGATGATGGAATCGCTGTCCGGGCAGATCGGCACCACCATTGTCACCACGCTGTTCCCGGTGTCGGTGGTCTCGGTCGATGGTGACCAGGTGGTGCTGAGCCACGGCGGTGATACCGTGCAGGCCGGCCAGCGCTGGCAGGCGGTGCGCCTCGGCGAAGAACTGAAGGACCCGCAGACCGGCCGTTCGCTGGGCCGCAGCGAGCACCCGTGCTGCACCATCCGCATCGATCGCGTGGCCGCGCAGACCTCCTACGGCACCATCGAAGACGGGGTCGACGCCATGCGCGGCGGCTTCCGTCCGGGCCAGATCGAACTGCGGCAGAAGCTGGGCAGCAAGCCGGCGGCCACCGCGGGTGCCACCGCCTCGGCGGCACCGGCTGCCGCCGCACGCCCGGCCAGCAAGCCCACGCCCAAGCCCGTCGCAGCACCGGCCGAAGACCCGAACTGGTAA